Part of the Clostridium sporogenes genome, AATCAACCTTAAATTGGAATTTATTTTAGTAAATTTATAACGTCTGTATAATCTTCAATTACTTCATCTACACCATCTATTTTTAACATTGCTTCTTTATCAAGCATAGAAGCAACTCCAACTATTTTGTAAGCACCAGCTCTATGTGCTGACATTATGCCCGACTTTGCGTCTTCAAAAATCATGCATTCATTTATATGAATTCCAATTTTATTAGCAGCCTTAATATAAATTTCTGGTTCTGGCTTTCCTGGAATTGTTCCATCATCATATACTACATTACATATATTAAACCATTTTGCTAAATCTAAATGCTCAAAAAAGAATTTAACATTATTCAATCCCGAAGCAGTAGCAATTGTAAAAGAAATTTTACTTTCTTTTAAATAATTTAAAAACTCTATTAATCCATTAGCTAATTTGAATTTATTATTATCTGCTAGGCATAGTTCACGGTATGTTACTTCTTTTTCTTCTGCTAATCCTTCTATTTCTTCTTTAGACAACTCTGTACCTAAAAAATATGGTAATGTAACATCTGCATTTCTACCATGAACGTATTCTTGAAATTCATCATCTGTCACTTTTCTACCTATTTTCCTTTGTAAATATGTTCTCCAAGATGTTTCTTGAAATTTCCCATCATA contains:
- a CDS encoding HAD family hydrolase, producing the protein MNIKGVIFDFNGTMFYDGKFQETSWRTYLQRKIGRKVTDDEFQEYVHGRNADVTLPYFLGTELSKEEIEGLAEEKEVTYRELCLADNNKFKLANGLIEFLNYLKESKISFTIATASGLNNVKFFFEHLDLAKWFNICNVVYDDGTIPGKPEPEIYIKAANKIGIHINECMIFEDAKSGIMSAHRAGAYKIVGVASMLDKEAMLKIDGVDEVIEDYTDVINLLK